Genomic segment of Azospirillum brasilense:
GTGGATCGGCGGTTCCGTGGCTGTTGGCCGGCTTGGGCGACGCCCGATGCGGGTAGGAATGGCCGGAGAAGCGGTGAAACGTCCAACCCGCCAGCACCAGAAGGATGGAATTGACGGCCACCGGGTAGAACACGAATTGCATCCCCGACGCCGCGATCGCCGGGCCGCCGATCACCGCGGTCAGCGCGGCGGCGCCGCCCGGCGGGTGCAGGCAGCGCGTCATGGACATGGTCGCGATGGCCAGCGCCACCGCAACGCCGCCGGCCAGCATCGGGTCGGGGATCAGCGCCGCCACCATCACACCGACCAGCGCCGACAGGGTGTTGCCGCCAATGATCGACCAAGGCTGGGCCAGCGGGCTGGCCGGCACCGCGAACAGCAGGACCGCCGACGCTCCCATCGGCGCCACCAGGGCCGGCGCGCTGGTGATGTGGGTCAGCAGGTTGTGACAGAGCAGGCCCGTCGCGGCGAGGCCGAGCATGGCCCCGCAGCAGGCGATCAGCCGGTCCTTCAGGTTCGCACCGGGCAGGATGGGCCTGAACAAGGCAAGGCGGCGACGGTTTTCACGCTTCTTCAGCAGAATGATTTTCCAGCGGCGCAGCAGGAGCCGTATCTCGCGATGCATTCGGCCCGGTCCCTCCCAAGGTTTCGGCGTGCGGCGGCAGGATAGAACCTCAAGCTAAGTTGAGGTCAAACGGAAAGTGCCGGACCGCCTTACCGTTTCCGCGCGGTGTTGCCGCCATCGGACAGGAAGCCGGGAGCGGGCGCCTTGACCGGGGGCAAGGGGGAGATCCCGTCCAGCGCCTCCTTCAGCCCCAGCACGCGCTCCACCGAGGCCGTCCACTGGGCGACGGTCGCCAGATTGTCGATGGGCCAGGACAGCGCCGCGACGGCTTGCTGGAAAGCCTGCGCGGTCTGCATCATCACCCCCAGCGTTATAGCCCCGGCGACGTAGCGGGGTGCCACCACCAGAATGGGAAAAACCGCGGACAACACCGAATAAGACGCGCCGAAAGCCATCACGCGGACCAGCGCGCCGGTCTGCCCTTCCCAGCCGCGGCGCACCCCGTCGAACAGCAGGGACGTGCGGCCGCGCTCCACGGCCTCGCCATGCTGCCGGGCGATGATCGACGCGTTCTCCCGAACCCG
This window contains:
- a CDS encoding HPP family protein, yielding MHREIRLLLRRWKIILLKKRENRRRLALFRPILPGANLKDRLIACCGAMLGLAATGLLCHNLLTHITSAPALVAPMGASAVLLFAVPASPLAQPWSIIGGNTLSALVGVMVAALIPDPMLAGGVAVALAIATMSMTRCLHPPGGAAALTAVIGGPAIAASGMQFVFYPVAVNSILLVLAGWTFHRFSGHSYPHRASPKPANSHGTADPPARMRAGLTADDMDEAIRELGEALDVNRDDLSALLEKAELHAMERMHGGITCGDIMSRDVVTVSAEAHPEMARALLIEHSFRTLPVVDRRNVVVGLVGHQHLVGSAATVASVMAPPVTAGPETPAFRLLGPLSDESTHEVAIVDGSGGLLGVVTQTDLLLVMARTNLLQSLDSARSPAGPVVLASR